Proteins from one Loktanella sp. M215 genomic window:
- a CDS encoding ABC transporter permease gives MTGWSIAFGGIAKREFLRFTHQRERFLAALVRPLVWLFIFAAGFRSVLGVSIVPPYKTYVLYDVYVTPGLCGMILLFAGMQSSLSMVYDRETGAMRSLLVSPYPRWFLLGAKLTAAVLVAVLQVYAFLLIAWFWDVRPPVIGYIAALPALVLAGLMLGALGLLISSGIRQLENFAGVMNFVIFPMFFASSALYPLWRMQESSTLLHDISAANPFTYAVELIRFALYGQLNLLAVAITLLCLIVFFAATVFMYDPAKGLWRGKKGGA, from the coding sequence GTGACCGGCTGGAGCATCGCATTCGGCGGAATCGCCAAGCGGGAGTTCCTGCGCTTTACCCATCAGCGCGAGCGGTTCCTTGCGGCGCTGGTGCGGCCACTGGTCTGGCTGTTCATCTTTGCCGCAGGGTTTCGGTCGGTGCTGGGGGTCAGCATCGTGCCGCCCTACAAGACCTATGTGCTGTACGACGTCTACGTGACGCCCGGCCTCTGCGGGATGATCCTGCTGTTTGCGGGCATGCAATCGTCGCTGTCGATGGTTTACGACCGCGAAACCGGGGCGATGCGCAGCCTGCTGGTCAGCCCCTATCCACGCTGGTTCCTGCTGGGGGCCAAGCTGACCGCGGCGGTGCTGGTGGCCGTCCTTCAGGTCTATGCCTTCTTGCTGATCGCATGGTTCTGGGACGTGCGCCCGCCGGTGATCGGCTACATCGCGGCCCTGCCCGCACTCGTGCTGGCGGGGCTCATGCTGGGGGCGCTGGGCTTGCTGATCTCATCGGGAATACGGCAGTTGGAGAATTTCGCGGGGGTCATGAATTTCGTGATCTTCCCGATGTTCTTTGCGTCCTCCGCGCTTTATCCGCTGTGGCGGATGCAGGAATCGAGCACGCTGCTGCACGATATCTCGGCGGCTAATCCGTTCACCTACGCGGTCGAACTGATCCGCTTTGCGCTTTACGGCCAGTTGAACCTGTTGGCGGTGGCGATCACGCTGCTGTGCCTGATCGTGTTCTTCGCGGCCACGGTTTTCATGTATGATCCGGCCAAGGGCTTGTGGCGCGGAAAGAAGGGGGGAGCATGA
- a CDS encoding ATP-binding cassette domain-containing protein, which yields MNDIVDAPALDIAAVSHRFGAKAALQDVSLTVPRAAFCALLGVNGAGKTTLFSLITRLYDSTSGRISVAGFDARRTPGKALARLGVVFQSRALDGDLSLRQNLTYHAALHGISARRAAPRIAEVLALVDLDPQIDARVSTLSGGQQRRAEIARALLHRPELLLLDEATAGLDVRARADVLALVRRLIAQEGVSTLWATHIFEELEPADHVVVLHHGRVLADTTAGDLAGAGTLSDGFMALTGEPS from the coding sequence ATGAATGACATCGTTGATGCCCCGGCCCTCGACATCGCTGCGGTCAGCCACCGCTTCGGGGCGAAGGCTGCCTTGCAGGACGTCAGCCTGACCGTGCCGCGGGCGGCGTTCTGTGCGCTTCTGGGCGTCAACGGCGCTGGCAAGACGACGCTGTTCTCGCTGATCACGCGGCTTTATGACAGCACGTCCGGCCGGATTAGCGTTGCGGGTTTTGACGCCCGCCGCACGCCCGGCAAGGCGCTGGCCCGGCTGGGCGTGGTGTTTCAAAGCCGCGCGCTGGATGGCGACCTCAGCCTGCGGCAGAACCTCACCTATCACGCGGCATTGCACGGCATCTCTGCCCGCCGGGCCGCACCCCGCATCGCCGAAGTTTTGGCGCTGGTCGATCTGGACCCGCAGATCGACGCCCGCGTCAGCACCCTGTCTGGTGGCCAGCAACGCCGGGCAGAGATTGCCCGCGCCCTGCTGCACCGCCCCGAACTGCTGTTGCTGGACGAGGCGACGGCGGGCCTTGACGTACGGGCGCGGGCCGACGTGCTGGCGCTGGTGCGCCGCCTGATCGCGCAGGAAGGCGTCTCGACCCTGTGGGCCACGCATATTTTTGAAGAGCTGGAGCCTGCCGACCACGTGGTCGTCCTGCATCATGGCCGGGTGCTGGCGGATACGACGGCCGGCGATCTGGCAGGGGCTGGCACCTTGTCCGACGGTTTCATGGCGCTGACGGGAGAGCCGTCGTGA
- a CDS encoding PQQ-dependent catabolism-associated beta-propeller protein has protein sequence MRPLALIALTLAGQPALADRIFVTNERGNSVSVLDGDTLEVIHTIEGMQRPRGIIASHDGKTIYVCASDDNLVRVYDAATFEELPSLPSGADPELFVLDPVGDRLFIANEDDNLVTVVDVNTRQVLAEVPVGVEPEGMGVSPDGKIVVNTSETTNMAHMIDTTTYEIVGNVLVDGRPRYAEYTPDGQTLFVSAEIGGTVSVIDVPSREVTHKITFDVPGLLPEALQPVGMRVTEDGKKLYVALGPANRVAVIDVASDTVTDYLLVGQRVWQLAFSPDGSRLYTANGNSNDISVIDTATDTVTESVQVGQQPWGLVVVPTP, from the coding sequence ATGAGACCTCTTGCCCTGATCGCGCTGACGCTGGCCGGACAACCGGCCTTGGCCGACCGCATCTTTGTCACCAACGAGCGTGGGAATTCCGTCAGCGTGCTGGACGGTGACACGCTGGAGGTCATCCACACGATTGAAGGGATGCAGCGCCCTCGGGGCATCATCGCCAGCCACGACGGCAAGACGATCTACGTCTGCGCCTCCGACGACAACCTCGTGCGGGTCTACGATGCGGCCACGTTCGAGGAACTGCCGTCGCTGCCGTCGGGCGCCGACCCGGAGCTGTTCGTGCTCGACCCGGTGGGCGACCGGTTGTTCATCGCCAACGAGGACGACAACCTTGTCACGGTGGTCGACGTGAACACCCGGCAGGTGCTGGCCGAGGTGCCGGTCGGCGTCGAACCCGAAGGCATGGGCGTCAGCCCGGACGGCAAGATCGTGGTCAATACCTCCGAGACGACGAACATGGCGCACATGATCGACACCACGACCTACGAGATCGTCGGGAACGTGCTGGTGGACGGACGGCCGCGCTATGCGGAATATACGCCGGATGGCCAGACGCTTTTCGTTTCGGCCGAGATCGGTGGGACGGTCAGCGTGATTGACGTGCCCAGCCGAGAGGTTACGCACAAGATCACGTTCGATGTGCCCGGACTGCTGCCAGAGGCGCTGCAGCCCGTGGGCATGCGCGTGACCGAGGATGGCAAGAAGCTTTACGTGGCGCTGGGTCCGGCGAACCGGGTCGCGGTCATCGACGTGGCCAGCGACACGGTCACCGATTACCTGCTGGTCGGCCAGCGGGTGTGGCAGTTGGCGTTTTCGCCGGATGGATCGCGGCTTTATACGGCGAACGGCAATTCCAACGACATATCAGTGATCGACACCGCGACAGATACGGTCACCGAATCCGTGCAGGTCGGTCAGCAGCCCTGGGGTCTTGTCGTGGTGCCCACACCATGA
- a CDS encoding ABC transporter substrate-binding protein, with the protein MRQGAICCALALSALGHPALADVTYRAAVIRVDAPGPLPISRLDLPPKDLGFAGAALATDDNMTTGAFTGQTFETVTVVATPDTVQADMAKLLDDGISFIVTLADAATTVALADQAGDRALLINAAATDDSLRGADCRANLLHVTPSDAMRADALAQYLIWKRWGAWYLIAGSHPEDIALAEAYKRAATKFGAEIVEERTYEDTGGARRTDTGHVLVQAQIPVFTQRAPDHDVMIAADHTGVFADYLPYHTWDARPVAGSAGLIPTSWTPAMEAWGATQWQNRFEEGARRLAQEEDFETWVALRVLGEAATRTNGGDAAAIRDFIMSGRFELGAFKGQKLTFRDWDGQLRQPVLLAADNVIVSVSPQDGFLHQTSTLDTLGIDRTETECRK; encoded by the coding sequence ATGAGACAGGGGGCGATCTGCTGCGCGCTGGCGCTAAGCGCGCTTGGCCACCCGGCGCTGGCCGATGTGACCTACCGCGCCGCCGTGATCCGCGTCGACGCGCCGGGTCCGTTGCCGATCTCTCGCCTGGACCTGCCGCCCAAGGATCTGGGGTTCGCGGGGGCTGCCCTTGCCACCGACGACAACATGACGACGGGCGCCTTCACCGGCCAGACCTTCGAGACGGTGACGGTCGTGGCGACACCGGACACGGTGCAGGCCGACATGGCAAAGCTGCTGGACGACGGGATTTCCTTCATCGTGACGCTGGCCGATGCCGCCACCACCGTGGCGCTGGCCGATCAGGCGGGTGACCGGGCGCTGCTGATCAACGCCGCCGCCACGGACGACAGCCTGCGCGGCGCCGACTGCCGCGCGAACCTGTTGCATGTGACGCCGTCGGACGCGATGCGCGCCGATGCGCTGGCGCAATACCTGATCTGGAAGCGCTGGGGCGCGTGGTATCTGATCGCCGGCAGCCATCCCGAGGACATCGCACTGGCAGAGGCCTACAAACGCGCGGCCACCAAATTCGGTGCGGAGATCGTCGAAGAGCGCACCTATGAGGATACCGGCGGCGCGCGGCGCACGGACACCGGCCATGTGCTGGTGCAGGCACAGATTCCTGTCTTTACCCAGCGCGCGCCCGACCACGATGTGATGATTGCGGCCGACCATACGGGCGTCTTTGCGGATTACCTGCCCTATCACACGTGGGACGCGCGGCCCGTGGCCGGGTCCGCCGGGCTGATCCCGACCAGCTGGACCCCGGCGATGGAGGCCTGGGGCGCGACCCAGTGGCAGAACCGGTTCGAGGAAGGCGCCCGCCGCCTTGCACAGGAAGAAGATTTCGAAACCTGGGTCGCCTTGCGCGTGCTGGGCGAGGCCGCGACACGCACGAATGGTGGCGATGCCGCCGCAATCCGCGATTTCATCATGTCGGGCCGGTTCGAACTGGGTGCCTTCAAGGGGCAGAAGCTGACCTTCCGCGACTGGGACGGGCAGTTGCGCCAGCCCGTGCTGCTGGCCGCCGACAACGTCATCGTCTCCGTCTCGCCGCAGGACGGATTTCTGCATCAGACCAGTACCCTCGACACCCTCGGAATCGACCGCACGGAAACGGAGTGCCGCAAATGA
- a CDS encoding SRPBCC family protein — protein MTKMMMTLAACLALVTGPALAHGPVRLKTEQTVTLDAPVDDVWGVIGHFDDMSWFPGVASVAATGTEKGATRVRTMEDGQVINEELLKLQPEKYAISTLMLDTNLDVVKATNYASHITLKDADGKTLLTWKGAFYRGFPQNEPPADLNDDAAVASVEALHQTGIDALVDRFGKVE, from the coding sequence ATGACGAAAATGATGATGACGCTGGCGGCCTGCCTGGCGCTGGTCACGGGACCGGCCCTCGCGCACGGCCCCGTCCGGTTGAAGACAGAGCAGACCGTGACGCTGGACGCGCCGGTGGACGACGTGTGGGGCGTGATCGGCCACTTCGACGACATGTCGTGGTTTCCGGGTGTCGCCAGCGTCGCGGCGACCGGCACCGAAAAAGGCGCCACCCGCGTGCGCACGATGGAGGACGGTCAGGTCATCAACGAGGAACTGCTGAAGCTGCAGCCCGAGAAATACGCGATTTCGACCCTGATGCTGGACACCAACCTCGACGTCGTGAAGGCCACGAACTACGCTTCTCACATCACGTTGAAGGACGCCGACGGCAAGACGCTGTTGACGTGGAAAGGTGCCTTCTACCGCGGTTTCCCGCAGAACGAACCGCCGGCGGACCTGAATGACGATGCCGCCGTCGCGAGTGTCGAGGCCCTGCACCAGACCGGCATCGACGCGCTGGTCGACCGCTTCGGCAAGGTCGAGTGA
- a CDS encoding YVTN family beta-propeller repeat protein, producing the protein MIPAIRVTGAAILAALCMSGAARADIAAITSQTAGMLTLIDTDTGAILTITPLPGNPAAVAIDAARGRIMAVAVDTGLLHVFDMTGRPLAQHKIAGAPFGLAIRPETGTALVTDQTGTLREINPETGAEVASWPVGALPSGVAAAPGLIVTADRDADAVTVIQGDEATTWPVGQHPFGVTLHDGLIFTADVLDDTVSVLDPVSGTILATIATGERPYAVAFAAGHGYVTNQYDSTVTVFDAARFAVTGTVDVGDYPEGIAATADGSRIVVANWFSDTVSLIDTATLQVVAEVDVPAGPRAFGTFTAPKP; encoded by the coding sequence GTGATCCCTGCGATACGCGTGACCGGGGCCGCCATTCTGGCGGCCCTTTGCATGTCCGGTGCCGCGCGCGCGGATATCGCCGCCATCACCTCTCAGACGGCCGGCATGCTGACGTTGATCGACACGGATACGGGCGCCATCCTGACCATCACCCCCCTGCCCGGCAACCCCGCCGCCGTCGCCATCGACGCCGCGCGCGGTCGCATCATGGCCGTCGCGGTGGACACGGGCTTGCTGCACGTCTTCGACATGACGGGGCGGCCCCTGGCACAGCATAAGATCGCAGGCGCGCCCTTCGGCCTCGCGATCCGGCCAGAGACTGGTACGGCGCTTGTCACCGACCAGACCGGAACCTTGAGGGAAATCAACCCCGAAACCGGCGCCGAGGTCGCGTCATGGCCTGTCGGCGCGCTGCCGTCCGGCGTTGCAGCAGCGCCCGGCCTGATCGTGACAGCCGATCGTGACGCCGATGCGGTGACAGTGATCCAGGGCGATGAGGCGACGACATGGCCCGTCGGCCAGCATCCCTTTGGCGTCACGCTCCACGACGGTCTGATCTTTACCGCGGATGTGCTCGACGACACGGTCAGCGTGCTCGATCCGGTCAGCGGTACGATTCTGGCCACAATCGCCACCGGCGAACGGCCCTATGCCGTCGCTTTTGCGGCGGGGCATGGCTATGTCACCAACCAATACGACAGCACCGTCACCGTCTTCGATGCCGCGCGTTTTGCCGTGACCGGCACCGTGGACGTCGGCGACTACCCCGAAGGGATCGCCGCCACCGCGGACGGGTCGCGCATCGTGGTCGCGAACTGGTTTTCGGATACGGTCAGCCTGATTGACACAGCGACGTTGCAGGTCGTGGCAGAGGTCGACGTCCCCGCAGGCCCTCGGGCCTTCGGCACCTTCACGGCACCGAAGCCCTAG
- a CDS encoding substrate-binding domain-containing protein, whose product MRLALAMILCAAVPASAQVADLVDRTQLRVCADPANLPLSAEDGSGFENKIAELIAAQLDVPVAYTWFPQVNGFIRQTLSAGRCDVVIGYAQGDEMVLNTNHYYTSTHVLVVKADGPLAGVTQLSDPALKDAKIGVVAGAPPTTHVARLGLMKNAKPYNLMTDRRVEDPAGDMLRDVEDGTTDAALLWGPIGGPKAKAFPDLKVIPLLAEAATPRLFYRITMGVRAGEDNWKRELNSQIRRNQDGIDAILRDAGVPLVDDYGTALKPEN is encoded by the coding sequence ATGCGCCTGGCGCTTGCCATGATCCTGTGTGCGGCGGTCCCCGCCAGCGCACAGGTCGCGGATCTGGTGGACCGCACGCAGTTGCGGGTCTGCGCGGATCCGGCAAACCTGCCGCTGTCGGCAGAGGACGGCAGCGGGTTCGAGAACAAGATCGCGGAGCTGATCGCGGCGCAACTTGACGTGCCCGTCGCCTACACGTGGTTTCCGCAGGTCAACGGCTTCATCCGCCAGACGCTGAGTGCTGGAAGATGTGACGTCGTCATCGGCTATGCCCAGGGCGACGAAATGGTGCTGAACACCAATCATTATTACACCTCGACCCACGTGCTGGTGGTCAAGGCGGACGGGCCGTTGGCCGGTGTGACGCAACTTTCGGATCCCGCGCTGAAGGATGCCAAGATCGGCGTGGTGGCCGGTGCGCCGCCGACGACCCATGTGGCGCGTCTGGGGTTGATGAAGAACGCCAAGCCCTACAACCTGATGACCGACCGCCGGGTCGAGGATCCTGCCGGCGATATGCTCCGCGATGTGGAGGATGGGACGACGGACGCCGCCCTGCTGTGGGGGCCGATCGGCGGGCCGAAGGCCAAAGCATTTCCCGACCTGAAGGTCATTCCGCTACTGGCAGAGGCCGCGACGCCGCGCCTTTTCTATCGCATCACGATGGGTGTGCGCGCTGGCGAGGATAACTGGAAGCGCGAGTTGAACAGCCAGATCCGCCGCAATCAGGACGGGATCGACGCGATCCTGCGGGACGCGGGCGTGCCGCTTGTCGACGATTACGGCACCGCGCTGAAGCCCGAAAACTAG
- a CDS encoding c-type cytochrome, methanol metabolism-related: MAAAASADGATDNAALTDTAVDHNDGIRNFNAEDVPTFAIAADGTVDWPTFSGFRRYHAECHVCHGPDGEGSSYAPALKNSVMRIDYYDFVGIVAGGKQEVGQAQNQVMPSFGANPNVMCYLDDIYTYLRARGTEAIPRGRPAKKEAKTDAYDAAEASCMGF, encoded by the coding sequence ATGGCGGCTGCCGCCAGCGCTGACGGCGCGACCGACAACGCGGCACTGACCGACACTGCTGTGGACCACAACGACGGTATTCGCAACTTCAACGCCGAAGACGTCCCGACCTTCGCGATTGCTGCGGACGGCACCGTCGATTGGCCGACATTTTCCGGGTTCCGTCGCTATCATGCCGAATGCCACGTCTGCCACGGTCCCGACGGCGAAGGGTCGAGCTATGCGCCGGCGTTGAAAAATTCGGTCATGCGGATCGACTACTACGACTTTGTCGGCATCGTCGCCGGTGGCAAGCAGGAAGTCGGTCAGGCGCAGAATCAGGTGATGCCGTCCTTCGGCGCAAACCCGAACGTGATGTGCTACCTCGATGACATCTACACCTACCTGCGGGCCCGTGGGACCGAGGCGATCCCGCGTGGCCGTCCGGCCAAGAAGGAAGCGAAGACCGACGCCTATGACGCGGCCGAAGCCTCTTGCATGGGCTTCTGA
- a CDS encoding methanol/ethanol family PQQ-dependent dehydrogenase codes for MKSVMMSMAAGLLMTTAAPVFANDSVTAIANDPGQWGMQLGQYDGSRYSKLDKINKENVGDLQVAWTFSTGVLRGHEGSPLVVDNVMYVHTPFPNTVYALDLNDEGKILWKYQPQQNPDVIGVMCCDTVNRGVAYADGMVFLHQADTTVVALDAKTGEVKWSVQNGDPAKGETNTATVTIVKDKVLVGISGGEYGVRGHLTAYNIADGSMAWRAYSTGPDEDMLVDPENTMVLGKPIGKDSSLNTWEGDQWQIGGGTTWGWTTYDPELNLIYYGTGNPSTWNPSQRPGDNKWSMTIMARDPDTGMAKWFYQKTPHDEWDFDGVNENILADQEIDGTMRKVLVNFDRNGFGYTLDRETGELLVAEKYDPQVNWATEVDMNKDSETYGRPLVVAEYSTEQNGEDTNTTGVCPAALGSKDQQPAAYSPDTGLFYVPTNHVCMDYEPFRVSYAAGQPYVGATLSMFPAPDSHGGMGNFIAWDATKGEIKWSLPEQFSVWSGAMATAGGVVFYGTLEGYLKAVDAETGEELYKFKTPSGIIGNVFTYENAGKQYVGVLSGIGGWAGIGLAAGLSNANDGLGAVGGYAALSDYTALGGQLTVFAVPE; via the coding sequence ATGAAATCGGTAATGATGAGCATGGCCGCTGGCCTGTTGATGACGACGGCGGCTCCTGTCTTCGCCAATGACTCCGTGACAGCGATCGCCAACGACCCCGGTCAGTGGGGCATGCAGCTGGGCCAGTATGACGGCTCCCGCTACTCCAAGCTGGACAAGATCAACAAGGAAAACGTCGGTGATCTGCAGGTCGCTTGGACCTTCTCGACCGGCGTGCTGCGTGGCCACGAAGGCTCGCCCCTGGTCGTGGATAACGTGATGTACGTCCACACGCCGTTCCCGAACACGGTCTATGCCCTCGATCTGAACGATGAAGGCAAGATCCTGTGGAAGTACCAGCCGCAGCAGAACCCCGACGTTATCGGCGTGATGTGCTGCGACACGGTCAACCGCGGCGTGGCCTATGCCGACGGCATGGTCTTCCTGCACCAGGCCGACACCACGGTGGTCGCGCTGGATGCGAAGACCGGCGAAGTGAAATGGTCCGTCCAGAACGGTGACCCGGCGAAGGGCGAAACCAACACCGCGACCGTCACGATCGTCAAGGACAAGGTCCTCGTCGGCATCTCGGGTGGTGAATACGGTGTGCGCGGTCACCTGACCGCCTACAATATCGCCGACGGGTCCATGGCATGGCGCGCCTACTCCACCGGGCCGGACGAAGACATGCTGGTCGACCCGGAAAACACCATGGTTCTGGGCAAGCCGATCGGAAAAGACTCCTCGCTGAACACCTGGGAAGGTGACCAGTGGCAAATCGGTGGCGGCACGACCTGGGGCTGGACGACCTACGACCCCGAGCTGAACCTGATCTACTACGGCACCGGCAACCCCTCGACCTGGAACCCGTCCCAGCGTCCGGGCGACAACAAGTGGTCGATGACCATCATGGCCCGCGACCCCGACACAGGCATGGCGAAATGGTTCTACCAGAAGACACCGCACGACGAGTGGGACTTTGACGGTGTGAACGAGAACATCTTGGCCGATCAGGAGATCGACGGCACGATGCGCAAGGTGCTGGTCAACTTCGACCGGAACGGCTTTGGCTACACGCTGGACCGTGAAACCGGTGAATTGCTGGTGGCCGAGAAGTACGACCCGCAAGTCAACTGGGCGACCGAAGTCGACATGAACAAGGACTCTGAAACCTACGGACGCCCCTTGGTCGTGGCTGAATATTCGACCGAGCAGAACGGCGAAGACACCAACACCACCGGCGTCTGCCCGGCGGCACTGGGGTCCAAAGACCAGCAGCCGGCGGCCTATTCGCCCGATACCGGACTGTTCTACGTGCCGACCAACCACGTCTGCATGGACTACGAGCCCTTCCGCGTGAGCTATGCCGCAGGCCAGCCCTACGTCGGTGCGACCCTGTCCATGTTCCCGGCACCCGACAGCCACGGCGGCATGGGTAACTTCATCGCCTGGGACGCCACCAAGGGCGAGATCAAGTGGTCCCTGCCAGAGCAGTTCTCTGTCTGGTCCGGTGCGATGGCGACCGCTGGCGGCGTCGTGTTCTACGGCACGCTGGAAGGCTATCTGAAGGCCGTCGACGCCGAGACGGGTGAAGAGCTCTACAAGTTCAAGACGCCGTCGGGCATCATCGGCAACGTCTTCACCTACGAAAATGCGGGCAAGCAGTATGTCGGCGTCCTCTCGGGCATCGGCGGCTGGGCTGGCATCGGCCTCGCGGCCGGTCTGTCGAATGCCAACGACGGTCTGGGTGCCGTGGGTGGTTATGCGGCACTGTCCGATTACACCGCTCTGGGTGGCCAGCTGACGGTCTTCGCTGTCCCCGAGTAA
- a CDS encoding S-(hydroxymethyl)glutathione dehydrogenase/class III alcohol dehydrogenase, with the protein MRTRAAVALKAGHPLEVMEVNLEGPKAGEVLVEIKATGLCHTDAFTLSGDDPEGAFPAILGHEGAGVVLEVGEGVTSLKPGDHVIPLYTPECRECEYCLNPKTNLCQKIRTTQGAGVMPDGTSRFSMLDGTPILHYMGCSTFANHTVLPEISLAKIRDDAPFDKVCYIGCGVTTGIGAVINTAKVEYGSRAIVFGLGGIGLNVIQGLRMAGASQIVGVDINPDKVAMGKRFGMTDFVNPKEVKGDLVGHLVELTGGGADYTFDATGNVQVMRTALESAHKGWGESIIIGVAPAGAEISTRPFQLVTGRSWRGTAFGGARGRTDVPKIVDWYMQGKIEIDPMITHTMPLDDINKGFDLMHSGESIRGVVIY; encoded by the coding sequence ATGCGAACCCGTGCAGCCGTGGCCCTGAAGGCCGGACATCCGCTTGAAGTGATGGAGGTGAACCTGGAGGGGCCGAAGGCCGGCGAGGTGCTGGTCGAGATCAAGGCGACCGGCCTGTGCCACACCGACGCCTTCACTCTGTCGGGCGACGATCCCGAAGGTGCCTTCCCCGCGATCCTGGGCCATGAAGGCGCCGGCGTCGTGCTGGAGGTGGGCGAGGGGGTGACCAGCCTCAAGCCCGGCGACCACGTGATCCCGCTCTACACGCCCGAATGCCGCGAGTGCGAGTATTGCCTGAACCCCAAGACGAACCTCTGCCAGAAGATCCGCACGACCCAAGGCGCGGGCGTGATGCCGGACGGGACCAGCCGGTTCAGCATGCTCGATGGCACGCCGATCCTGCATTACATGGGCTGTTCCACCTTCGCCAATCACACGGTCCTGCCCGAAATCAGCCTGGCCAAGATCCGCGACGACGCGCCCTTCGACAAGGTCTGCTACATCGGCTGCGGTGTGACGACGGGCATCGGTGCGGTGATCAACACCGCCAAGGTGGAATACGGGTCGCGCGCGATCGTCTTCGGTCTGGGCGGCATCGGTCTGAACGTGATCCAGGGCCTGCGGATGGCGGGGGCGTCGCAGATCGTCGGCGTCGACATCAACCCCGACAAGGTTGCGATGGGCAAACGCTTCGGCATGACGGATTTCGTGAACCCCAAAGAGGTGAAGGGCGACCTCGTCGGCCACCTGGTCGAGCTGACGGGCGGCGGCGCGGATTATACATTCGACGCCACGGGCAACGTGCAGGTCATGCGCACAGCGCTCGAATCGGCGCACAAGGGCTGGGGCGAGAGCATCATCATCGGCGTGGCCCCCGCCGGCGCCGAGATCAGCACCCGGCCGTTTCAGCTGGTTACGGGACGCAGCTGGCGCGGCACGGCCTTCGGCGGTGCGCGCGGCCGGACGGATGTGCCCAAGATCGTGGACTGGTACATGCAGGGCAAGATCGAGATCGACCCGATGATCACCCACACGATGCCGCTCGACGACATCAACAAGGGGTTTGATCTGATGCACAGCGGCGAAAGCATCCGCGGCGTCGTCATCTACTGA
- the gfa gene encoding S-(hydroxymethyl)glutathione synthase — protein sequence MTYENVKIHPAVDNGVKHDEKPGFSGGTLTCKCATDKVEVKISAQTAHNHICGCTQCWKPEGADFSQVAVVDRNAVEVTAHPEKLEVVNKDATILRHACKACGTHMYGRIEKEHPFHGLDFVHTELSGESGWSEPQFAAFVSSAIEGGVSPDKMGDVRARLNELGLPPYDALSPALMDAIATFVAKKKAS from the coding sequence ATGACCTATGAAAACGTAAAGATTCACCCGGCGGTGGACAATGGCGTCAAGCACGACGAAAAGCCCGGCTTTTCCGGCGGAACGCTGACCTGCAAATGCGCGACCGACAAGGTCGAGGTCAAGATCAGTGCCCAGACCGCACACAATCACATCTGCGGTTGCACGCAGTGCTGGAAGCCCGAAGGCGCTGACTTCAGCCAGGTGGCCGTCGTCGACCGCAATGCTGTCGAGGTCACGGCGCACCCGGAAAAGCTGGAAGTGGTGAACAAGGATGCCACCATCCTGCGCCACGCCTGCAAGGCATGCGGCACCCACATGTATGGCCGTATTGAAAAAGAGCATCCGTTCCACGGCCTCGACTTCGTGCACACGGAACTGTCGGGCGAGTCCGGCTGGTCAGAGCCGCAGTTCGCGGCCTTCGTGTCGTCTGCGATCGAAGGCGGCGTGAGCCCCGACAAGATGGGCGATGTCCGCGCCCGCCTGAACGAGCTGGGTCTGCCGCCCTACGACGCCCTGTCCCCGGCTCTCATGGACGCCATCGCAACTTTCGTTGCCAAAAAAAAGGCGTCCTGA